In Cicer arietinum cultivar CDC Frontier isolate Library 1 chromosome 7, Cicar.CDCFrontier_v2.0, whole genome shotgun sequence, a single window of DNA contains:
- the LOC101513746 gene encoding FCS-Like Zinc finger 17-like, whose amino-acid sequence MNIFKVKSKEEKHELNIRRKHHFSSIDSTNMKVGLKLLPQITNSKSNSNVLIKSSLKKSNQIIPMDFCFLKTCNLCNKKLSPHKDIYMYRGDQGFCSIECRNRQIFLDEMKELESSTKKMVQSYRQCCNEARRETHHILEDLRMQRFKSKLYKPFPI is encoded by the exons ATGAACATCTTCAAGGTGAAATCCAAAGAAGAGAAGCATGAGCTAAACATAAGAAGAAAACATCATTTCAGCTCAATTGATAGTACCAACATGAAAGTTGGTTTGAAACTCCTTCCTCAAATTACAAACTCAAAGAGCAACTCAAATGTTCTTATTAAATCTTCATTGAAAAAGTCAAACCAAATTATTCCTATGGATTTTTGCTTCCTTAAAACTTGCAATCTTTGTAATAAAAAGCTCAGCCCTCACAAAGATATCTACATGTACAG GGGAGATCAAGGTTTCTGCAGTATAGAGTGCCGGAACAGACAAATATTTTTGGATGAGATGAAGGAATTAGAGAGCTCTACCAAAAAAATGGTTCAATCTTATAGACAATGTTGTAATGAGGCACGTAGAGAGACACACCATATACTTGAGGATCTCCGAATGCAAAGATTTAAATCTAAACTATATAAACCATTTccaatttaa
- the LOC101513435 gene encoding subtilisin-like protease SBT1.5: protein MATPFHSLLPHLILMFFFTTTFTLTLSFSSSDSQKKTFIIQVQHQSKPSIFPTHKNWYQSSLSSITKTQDTIIHTYDTVFHGFSAKLTALEVEKLQSLSHVITVIPEQIRTLHTTRSPQFLGLKTADRAGLLHETDFGSDLVIGVIDTGIWPERQSFNDRDLAPIPSKWKGHCVAGRDFPASSCNRKIIGAKYFSGGYEATSGKMNETTEYRSARDSDGHGTHTASIAAGRYVSPASTLGYAKGVAAGMAPKARLAVYKVCWNGGCFDSDILAAFDSAVADGVDVVSLSVGGVVVPYHLDVIAIGAFGASDAGVFVSASAGNGGPGGLTVTNVAPWVXXXXXXXXXXXXPADVKLGNGRIIPGVSIYGGPGLTPGRLYPIVYAGSTEHGGGENGDGYSSSLCLEGSLDPKFVKGKIVVCDRGINSRAAKGEVVKKSGGIGMILANGVFDGEGLVADCHVLPATAVGAIGGDVIRSYIAASAESRSPPTATIVFKGTRLRVRPAPVVASFSARGPNPESPEILKPDVIAPGLNILAAWPDRVGPSSVPSDTRRTEFNILSGTSMACPHVSGLAALLKAAHPDWSPSAIKSALMTTAYIVDNKGDTMLDESTGNVSSVFDYGAGHVHPEKAMDPGLVYDISSYDYVDFLCNSNYTTKNIQVITRKNADCSGAKKAGHAGNLNYPSLSAVFQQYGKHKMSTHFIRTVTNVGDPNSVYKVTIKPPEGMVVTVKPDMLSFRRVGQKLNFLVRVQTREVKLSPGSSLVKSGSIVWFDGKHSVTSPLVVTMQQPLD, encoded by the exons ATGGCTACTCCATTTCACTCTCTCTTACCTCACCTCATTCTCATGTTCTTCTTCACTACCACATTCACACTCACActatcattttcttcctctgaCTCACAAAAGAAAACCTTCATAATCCAAGTCCAACATCAATCAAAACCCTCCATTTTCCCAACCCACAAAAATTGGTACCAATCCTCACTCTCTTCAATCACTAAAACACAAGACACTATTATTCACACATACGACACCGTTTTCCACGGTTTCTCAGCAAAACTCACAGCTTTAGAAGTTGAAAAGCTACAATCACTTTCACACGTCATCACTGTTATACCTGAACAAATTAGAACGCTTCACACCACTCGTTCTCCTCAGTTTCTAGGGCTAAAAACCGCTGACAGAGCCGGCTTGCTCCATGAAACTGATTTCGGGTCGGATCTTGTTATCGGAGTTATCGATACCGGAATCTGGCCGGAGAGACAGAGTTTCAACGACCGAGATCTTGCTCCTATTCCTTCTAAATGGAAAGGACACTGTGTCGCCGGAAGAGATTTTCCGGCGAGTTCATGTAACAGAAAAATCATCGGAGCAAAGTACTTCTCCGGCGGGTATGAAGCTACTAGTGGGAAGATGAACGAGACGACTGAGTATCGTTCGGCACGAGATTCTGATGGTCATGGAACGCATACCGCTTCCATCGCCGCCGGTAGGTATGTTTCTCCAGCGTCTACTTTAGGTTACGCTAAAGGTGTCGCCGCCGGGATGGCTCCTAAAGCTCGTCTTGCCGTTTATAAAGTTTGCTGGAACGGCGGATGTTTTGATTCCGATATACTCGCTGCGTTTGACTCCGCCGTGGCTGACGGTGTTGATGTTGTTTCTCTAAGCGTTGGCGGTGTTGTTGTGCCGTACCATCTCGACGTTATTGCTATCGGTGCTTTTGGTGCTTCCGATGCCGGAGTTTTTGTCTCCGCATCTGCCGGGAACGGTGGTCCCGGCGGCCTCACTGTCACCAATGTAGCTCCTTGGGT NNNNNNNNNNNNNNNNNNNNNNNNNNNNNNNNNNNNTCCTGCTGATGTGAAGCTTGGAAACGGTAGGATTATACCCGGAGTAAGTATCTACGGTGGACCGGGTCTAACTCCGGGTCGGTTATACCCGATTGTGTACGCCGGTAGTACCGAACATGGTGGCGGTGAAAATGGTGATGGTTATTCCTCTTCACTTTGTTTAGAAGGTTCTTTGGATCCTAAATTtgttaaaggaaaaattgttgTTTGTGATAGAGGCATTAATTCAAGAGCAGCCAAAGGTGAAGTAGTGAAAAAATCAGGTGGAATTGGCATGATTTTAGCTAATGGTGTGTTTGATGGTGAAGGGTTAGTGGCCGATTGCCACGTGTTACCTGCCACAGCGGTTGGTGCAATAGGCGGCGATGTAATCAGAAGTTACATCGCCGCTAGTGCAGAGTCGCGGTCACCACCGACCGCGACTATTGTTTTTAAAGGAACTAGGCTCAGGGTTAGGCCAGCTCCTGTTGTAGCATCATTTTCAGCGAGAGGGCCTAACCCCGAATCACCGGAGATTTTGAAACCAGATGTGATAGCACCTGGTTTGAACATTCTTGCAGCTTGGCCTGATAGAGTTGGACCTTCTAGTGTTCCTTCTGATACTAGAAGAACCGAATTCAACATATTATCCGGTACGTCAATGGCTTGTCCTCATGTTTCGGGTTTAGCTGCTTTGTTGAAAGCGGCTCACCCTGATTGGAGTCCATCTGCTATCAAATCAGCTCTCATGACTACCGCTTATATCGTTGACAACAAAGGCGATACAATGTTGGATGAATCCACGGGAAATGTTTCGTCAGTGTTCGATTATGGAGCTGGTCATGTTCATCCCGAAAAAGCAATGGATCCCGGTTTGGTTTACGACATTTCATCTTATgattatgttgatttcttgtgcaATTCAAACTACACAACCAAGAATATTCAAGTGATCACAAGGAAAAATGCTGATTGTAGTGGAGCTAAAAAAGCAGGACATGCTGGGAATTTGAATTATCCATCATTGTCAGCAGTTTTTCAACAATATGGAAAGCATAAAATGTCTACACATTTTATTAGGACTGTGACAAATGTTGGTGACCCAAATTCAGTTTACAAAGTAACAATTAAACCACCTGAGGGAATGGTTGTAACTGTGAAGCCAGATATGTTGTCTTTTAGAAGGGTGGGTCAGAAATTGAATTTTCTTGTTAGGGTACAAACAAGGGAAGTTAAGCTTTCACCTGGAAGTTCTTTAGTGAAGAGTGGTTCAATAGTTTGGTTTGATGGTAAACACTCTGTCACAAGTCCCTTAGTTGTGACAATGCAGCAACCTCTTGATTAG